Below is a window of Leifsonia sp. NPDC080035 DNA.
ACCGTGCTCGACGTGATGCGCGACGAGGGCCTGCAGGAGAACGCCGCGACGGTCGGCGACCACCTCGCCGGCCGGCTGCGCGCACTCGGCGAGCAGCACCCGATCGTCGGTGCCGTGCACGGGATGGGCCTGTACCTCGGCGTCGAGCTGGTCCGCGACCGGGAGACGCTCGAGCCCGCCAGCGCCGAGGCGGCGCTGATCTGCGAGCGGATGCTCGCGGAGGGCGCGATCGTGCAGCCGACCGGGGATTACAAGAACGTCCTGAAGATCAAGCCGCCGCTGTGCATCACGCGGGAGAGCGCCGACCGGTTCGCCGACGCGCTCGACCTGGTGCTCGCGACGCTGTAGCCCCCGAGACAGGGCTCACGACGCCGGAGGCCGGCGCAGCGTCCGGGCGGCCGCGGCGTCGATCTCGGCGGCGACCCGGCCGAGCACCGCCGAGCGGAGCGACCACTGCTGCCAGTAGAGCGGGACGTCCAGCGCGCCGTCGGGATCGAGCACGACGAGCCGGCCTTCCGCGACGGGCTCGTCCGCCTGCAGGTCGGGCAGCATCGCCCAGCCGAGACCCAGCTCGGCGGCGCGCACGAACTCGGTGGACGCGGGGATGTGGTGCCGTGGTGGATGCGCGCCCGGCGCGAACCGCGCGAGGTACCGGTCCTGCAGCGTGTCCTTGCGGTCGAAGACCAGCATCGGCGCCGCGGCCGCCGTGTCCGGGGTCCAGCCGCGCGGGCACCAGCGGTCGACGAACGCGGGGCTCGCCGTCGGCCGGTAGGTCATCGCCCCGAGGGGGCTGACGACACAGCCCTGCACCGGCTCGGGGTCGGAGCTGATCGCGGCCATCGCCGTCCCGTCGCGCAGCCGGTCCAGGGTGTGCTCCTGGTCGTCGAGGACGACGTCGAAGGAGAGACCCGGCAGCGCGGCGAGTGCCGGGAGCACCCAGGTGGCGAGCGAGTCGGCGTTGACCACGAGCGGGATGGCCGCGGTCGTGTCCTGGTCGGACCCGGCCAGCTCCGCGACCGCCTCCGCCTCCAGTAGGGCGACCTGCCGGGCGAGGCGCACCAGCACCGCGCCCGCCTCCGTCGGCTCGA
It encodes the following:
- a CDS encoding LysR family transcriptional regulator ArgP — encoded protein: METNAEQLRTLAAVVDHGTFERAAAALHITPSAVSQRIKALEEQSGRVLVRRSKPIEPTEAGAVLVRLARQVALLEAEAVAELAGSDQDTTAAIPLVVNADSLATWVLPALAALPGLSFDVVLDDQEHTLDRLRDGTAMAAISSDPEPVQGCVVSPLGAMTYRPTASPAFVDRWCPRGWTPDTAAAAPMLVFDRKDTLQDRYLARFAPGAHPPRHHIPASTEFVRAAELGLGWAMLPDLQADEPVAEGRLVVLDPDGALDVPLYWQQWSLRSAVLGRVAAEIDAAAARTLRRPPAS